In the Kitasatospora terrestris genome, one interval contains:
- a CDS encoding ABC transporter ATP-binding protein, which yields MTDSVATPAPPHPLLAATGVRKVYRTGSVEVTALRGLDLTVERGELVGVMGPSGSGKTTLLNCLSGLDDIDGGLVEVDGRDLFAMSDAERTEHRARTMGFVFQAFNLIPVFSAAENVELPLLLVGTAPREARARAVEMLGRVGLGHRVGHRPSELSGGEQQRVTIARALVARPAVVWADEPTGNLDSAMADQVMDLLRTLNRDEGQTIVLVTHDEAIGRRLPRLVRMRDGRLVADTARAAAVG from the coding sequence ATGACCGACTCCGTAGCGACTCCGGCACCACCGCACCCGCTGCTGGCCGCCACCGGGGTGCGCAAGGTCTACCGCACCGGATCCGTCGAGGTGACGGCCCTGCGTGGACTCGACCTGACCGTGGAGCGCGGGGAGCTGGTCGGTGTGATGGGTCCGTCCGGCTCGGGCAAGACCACCCTGCTCAACTGCCTGTCCGGCCTGGACGACATCGACGGCGGGCTGGTGGAGGTCGACGGCCGGGACCTCTTCGCGATGTCGGACGCTGAGCGGACCGAGCACCGGGCCCGGACGATGGGATTCGTCTTCCAGGCGTTCAACCTGATCCCGGTCTTCTCCGCGGCCGAGAACGTCGAACTCCCGCTCCTGCTGGTCGGCACGGCGCCCCGCGAGGCCAGGGCCCGCGCCGTGGAGATGCTGGGGCGCGTCGGGCTCGGGCACCGGGTCGGGCACCGGCCGAGCGAGTTGTCCGGCGGCGAGCAGCAGCGGGTGACCATCGCCCGCGCGCTGGTCGCCCGCCCGGCCGTGGTCTGGGCGGACGAGCCGACCGGCAACCTGGACAGCGCCATGGCCGACCAGGTGATGGACCTGCTCCGCACCCTCAACCGGGACGAGGGCCAGACCATCGTCCTGGTCACGCACGACGAGGCGATCGGGCGACGGCTGCCCCGGCTGGTGCGGATGCGCGACGGCCGGCTGGTGGCGGACACGGCCCGGGCCGCAGCGGTGGGCTGA
- a CDS encoding FtsX-like permease family protein: MYPNLLLPLLGLVGAALLVLLAVALRQPVVRRLAVRQVARRRTEAALVITGSMLGTAIIVGALVVGDTLDFSVRQEAYRTLGPVDERIVATAADGPTIAARLQPLTADPQVDGVLSGEVAQAAAASTAGGRPAAEPRVLAWQLDLDAAGGFGAAGSDPGLAGPTPPPGQVVLNEPLAHALRVGSGQLVTVYLYGQPADFTVARVVPDQGLAGTGLGGRVNRNVFLPAGALDAAARAAGAQPQSVTMVSNRGGVESGEKLTDAVTAGIRTALGQDAGGAAVDTPKHTVLRAAEQTGAALGALFLMIGSFSIIAGALLLVNIFVMLGEERKPQLGMLRAVGLKRSRLVGAFTLEGTLYALAAALPGVALGIGVGWVVALVSAQIFRSWSTGGSGLDIAFAVSPTSLLNGAALGLLIAVAAVAATSVRISRFNVIAAIRDLPAAAARRPRRRRAAVFGALAVLCAVAAVPAVARSQAEQTYLLPALAVAFAVPAARLVWPRRVVTSTAAALVLVWTLAASVVRPGIFDTPSMAVYVIIGTLASFSGVVLVSENQLLLLRPLRPLMNRPTQQGLATRLAAAYPLAKRFRTGSTLVMYTLVVLVLVLLTEISGILNTGIDRSVADATAGYTLRVDYNPQAGQDPLADLTGPARAGQITAVTPLLNARGLATDPGHRTAQPLETAVVGVPDGAATGIAFQERLPGLADDRAVWDALAAHPEYVVLDGFFGATGGPAGKFYAPGDTLTLTDPLTGAGERKTIAGVLNSGLAFYPGNGTSAAVYPLIESARGAAAQFGPQALTAGALVRTAPGTSPDALAPELQGSHLNASLVATPIATDVHRLFAADTAFFRLMQGFLALGLLIGITGLGVVMVRAVRERRRTIGVLRALGCQARTVERAFLWESCFVALEGTVLGCLLGVLTTWLMYQKSSAFAGLNGGFPIEWGAIGLLAAVTFAASLLAALGPARHAARIRPALAVRVPD; encoded by the coding sequence GTGTACCCGAACCTGCTGCTGCCCCTGCTCGGCCTGGTGGGCGCGGCCCTGCTGGTCCTCCTGGCGGTGGCCCTCCGCCAGCCGGTCGTCCGGCGCCTGGCGGTCCGCCAGGTCGCCCGGCGCCGCACCGAGGCCGCCCTGGTGATCACCGGATCCATGCTGGGGACCGCGATCATCGTCGGCGCGCTGGTGGTCGGCGACACCCTCGACTTCTCGGTGCGCCAGGAGGCGTACCGCACCCTCGGCCCGGTGGACGAGCGGATCGTCGCCACGGCCGCCGACGGGCCGACGATCGCCGCCCGGCTGCAGCCGCTGACCGCCGACCCGCAGGTCGACGGGGTGCTCAGCGGCGAGGTCGCCCAGGCGGCGGCCGCGAGCACGGCGGGCGGCCGACCGGCTGCCGAACCGCGCGTACTGGCGTGGCAGTTGGACCTGGACGCGGCCGGAGGTTTCGGTGCGGCGGGCAGCGACCCCGGCCTGGCCGGGCCGACTCCGCCGCCCGGCCAGGTGGTGCTGAACGAGCCGCTCGCCCACGCCCTGCGGGTCGGCAGCGGACAGCTGGTCACGGTCTACCTGTACGGGCAGCCGGCGGACTTCACGGTGGCCCGGGTGGTCCCCGACCAGGGTCTGGCCGGCACCGGGCTCGGCGGACGGGTCAACCGCAACGTCTTCCTGCCGGCCGGTGCGCTGGACGCCGCCGCCCGTGCCGCCGGGGCCCAGCCCCAGTCGGTGACCATGGTGTCCAACCGCGGCGGCGTCGAGTCGGGCGAGAAGCTCACCGACGCCGTCACCGCCGGCATCCGGACGGCCCTGGGCCAGGACGCGGGCGGCGCCGCCGTCGACACGCCCAAGCACACCGTGCTGCGCGCCGCCGAGCAGACCGGGGCCGCACTCGGCGCGCTGTTCCTGATGATCGGCAGCTTCAGCATCATCGCCGGCGCCCTCCTGCTGGTGAACATCTTCGTGATGCTCGGCGAGGAGCGGAAGCCGCAACTGGGCATGCTGCGCGCGGTCGGCCTCAAGCGCTCGCGGCTGGTCGGCGCCTTCACCCTGGAGGGCACGCTGTACGCGCTGGCGGCCGCGCTGCCCGGGGTGGCGCTCGGCATCGGGGTCGGCTGGGTGGTCGCCCTGGTCTCGGCGCAGATCTTCCGCAGCTGGTCGACCGGTGGGAGCGGCCTCGACATCGCCTTCGCCGTCAGCCCGACCAGCCTGCTCAACGGTGCCGCGCTGGGGCTGCTGATCGCCGTCGCCGCGGTGGCCGCCACCAGCGTCAGGATCAGCCGCTTCAACGTGATCGCGGCGATCCGCGACCTGCCGGCCGCGGCCGCGCGTCGGCCGCGCCGCCGCCGGGCCGCCGTCTTCGGCGCCCTCGCCGTGCTGTGCGCCGTCGCGGCGGTACCGGCGGTCGCCCGCAGCCAGGCCGAGCAGACCTACCTGCTGCCCGCCCTCGCGGTCGCGTTCGCCGTGCCCGCCGCACGCCTGGTGTGGCCCCGACGGGTGGTCACCAGTACGGCGGCCGCGCTGGTACTGGTCTGGACGCTGGCCGCGAGCGTGGTCCGGCCCGGGATCTTCGACACCCCCTCGATGGCGGTGTACGTGATCATCGGCACCCTCGCCTCGTTCTCCGGCGTCGTCCTGGTCAGTGAGAACCAGCTGCTGCTGCTCCGGCCGCTGCGCCCGCTGATGAACCGGCCCACCCAGCAGGGCCTGGCCACCCGCCTCGCGGCCGCCTACCCGCTGGCCAAGCGCTTCCGGACCGGCTCGACGCTGGTGATGTACACCCTGGTCGTGCTGGTCCTGGTCCTGCTCACCGAGATCAGCGGGATCCTGAACACCGGCATCGACCGGTCGGTGGCCGACGCCACCGCCGGCTACACCCTGCGGGTGGACTACAACCCGCAGGCCGGGCAGGACCCGCTCGCGGACCTGACCGGACCCGCCCGCGCCGGCCAGATCACCGCGGTCACCCCGCTGCTCAACGCGCGCGGCCTGGCCACCGACCCCGGGCACCGCACGGCGCAGCCGCTGGAGACCGCGGTGGTCGGAGTCCCCGACGGCGCCGCCACCGGCATCGCCTTCCAGGAGCGGCTGCCCGGTCTGGCCGACGACCGCGCGGTCTGGGACGCACTCGCCGCCCACCCCGAGTACGTCGTCCTGGACGGCTTCTTCGGCGCCACCGGCGGCCCGGCCGGCAAGTTCTACGCCCCCGGCGACACCCTGACCCTCACCGACCCGCTCACCGGCGCCGGCGAGCGGAAGACCATCGCGGGCGTGCTCAACAGCGGCCTCGCCTTCTACCCCGGCAACGGCACCAGCGCGGCCGTCTACCCGCTGATCGAGAGCGCCCGCGGCGCGGCCGCCCAGTTCGGCCCGCAGGCACTGACCGCCGGCGCCCTGGTGCGCACCGCCCCCGGCACCTCGCCGGACGCGCTCGCGCCCGAACTGCAGGGCAGCCACCTGAACGCGAGTCTGGTCGCCACTCCGATCGCCACCGACGTGCACCGGCTGTTCGCCGCCGACACCGCCTTCTTCCGGTTGATGCAGGGCTTCCTGGCCCTCGGTCTGCTGATCGGCATCACCGGCCTCGGCGTCGTGATGGTCCGGGCCGTGCGGGAGCGGCGGCGGACCATCGGCGTGCTGCGGGCACTGGGATGCCAGGCCCGGACCGTCGAGCGCGCGTTCCTGTGGGAGAGCTGCTTCGTCGCCCTGGAGGGGACCGTCCTCGGCTGCCTGCTCGGGGTGCTGACGACCTGGCTGATGTACCAGAAGAGCTCGGCCTTCGCCGGACTGAACGGCGGCTTCCCGATCGAATGGGGCGCCATCGGCCTGCTCGCCGCCGTCACCTTCGCCGCGTCGCTGCTTGCCGCCCTCGGCCCGGCGCGCCACGCGGCCCGGATCAGACCCGCGCTGGCCGTCCGGGTGCCGGACTGA
- a CDS encoding CBS domain-containing protein: MQHRSVHDVMTQEVVTARPDTPFKEVAALFHRNDITAVPVVDEQDRPIGMVSEADLIRKEAVLPDPEGRHPGRWLKPGERARAEAETAGGLMTSPVVSARATWTIGEAARQMDKHRVKRLPVVDEAGRLVGIVSRRDLLQVFLRHDAAIREEIVHDVLGQTLWLNPEDVRVAVDDGIVTLSGRLPRRSLVPITEQLCRAVDGVVAVHQSLEWTEDDTDVRLEQPHAYRSGR, translated from the coding sequence ATGCAGCACCGAAGCGTTCACGACGTGATGACCCAGGAAGTCGTCACCGCGCGGCCCGACACCCCGTTCAAGGAGGTCGCGGCCCTGTTCCACCGCAACGACATCACCGCCGTGCCGGTGGTCGACGAGCAGGACCGGCCGATCGGGATGGTCTCCGAGGCCGACCTGATCCGCAAGGAGGCCGTGCTGCCGGACCCGGAGGGCCGCCATCCCGGACGCTGGCTCAAGCCCGGGGAACGGGCCCGGGCCGAGGCCGAGACCGCAGGCGGACTGATGACCAGCCCCGTGGTGTCCGCACGTGCGACCTGGACGATCGGCGAGGCGGCCCGTCAGATGGACAAGCACCGGGTCAAGCGCCTGCCCGTCGTCGACGAGGCCGGTCGGCTGGTCGGCATCGTCAGCCGCCGTGACCTGCTCCAGGTCTTCCTGCGACACGACGCCGCGATCCGCGAGGAGATCGTCCACGACGTCCTCGGCCAGACCCTGTGGCTCAACCCCGAGGACGTCCGGGTCGCCGTGGACGACGGCATCGTCACCCTGAGCGGTCGGCTGCCGCGCCGCAGTCTCGTACCGATCACCGAGCAGCTGTGCCGCGCCGTGGACGGCGTCGTCGCCGTCCACCAGTCGCTCGAATGGACCGAGGACGACACCGATGTCCGCCTCGAACAGCCCCACGCCTACCGCTCCGGACGCTGA